Proteins encoded within one genomic window of Humulus lupulus chromosome 1, drHumLupu1.1, whole genome shotgun sequence:
- the LOC133790661 gene encoding uncharacterized protein LOC133790661: MKPSEALPSTSVLTERSDIGHKRGSEGRRPSSASRKNKLLEDAFGEDFADTPPLPVEPSKTVVSETTPGCQESGAVEVTSVDPVSVDVSLLSPTASESHPGDVIVVSPKGTSTFESPSAFLEQLTSSAVQTPVYLPSDLGEDDSLFTCHSKTYSSGVRTIALASDSIMVSTLAEGEKPAAPVAFAAASAGGEASDRTGVMSEYGPSASTEVMEEMLRISRPHLPTKAIGSLSGQGDLLQQVSDHIWMSYVCASTARREYATAIQNGSKLAEQMAKLEEERAGRKMAEANRDVLVEAIKKLEAELAEAKKRVTATEEKLVGTVGLELERDKLKADLVDMTNKWMEKNQVCVQHEARMEKLSSMMNDLEEDIVSLQTDKEILEKEKKELERRSNGLEASVADAKKQKLEAELHLGKKMKEAEEAVTETKKQLEEMAERAAEAAIEATRQRIRDRDITERKLVRVAEVDTAKYLDMALHNKKQTPKEKWAKMEMYCKSVDVKIGEYDVDKYLNELGDLHISYLPCHLEKLKLRGDALGSMYNANGEAVEDSVANVASDQKASGSAPVAEAKPDGERGVSHTIYSD, translated from the exons ATGAAGCCGTCAGAGGCATTACCCTCTACTTCTGTTTTGACTGAAAGGTCTGACATAGGCCATAAGCGTGGCTCAGAGGGGAGACGTCCTTCTTCTGCCTCTCGTAAGAACAAGCTTCTAGAGGATGCCTTCGGAGAGGATTTTGCGGATACCCCTCCTCTGCCAGTTGAGCCCAGTAAGACTGTTGTATCTGAAACTACCCCTGGGTGTCAAGAATCAGGGGCTGTCGAAGTAACAAGTGTTGACCCTGTCAGTGTTGATGTTTCCTTATTATCACCTACTGCTTCTGAGTCTCATCCGGGAGATGTCATTGTTGTGTCTCCGAAGGGTACTAGCACTTTTGAATCTCCTAGCGCTTTCTTGGAGCAGCTAACGTCTTCTGCCGTGCAGACACCGGTGTACCTCCCAAGTGATTTGGGTGAAGATGATAGCTTGTTTACATGCCATTCGAAGACGTATTCTTCTGGTGTGAGGACAATTGCGCTGGCTTCTGATAGCATTATGGTATCGACGTTAGCTGAAGGTGAGAAGCCAGCTGCCCCCGTTGCTTTCGCGGCTGCATCTGCAGGGGGAGAAGCAAGTGACAGAACAGGAGTAATGTCGGAATATGGCCCCTCTGCGTCTACTGAAGTTATGGAGGAAATGCTACGCATAAGCAGACCCCATCTACCTACGAAAGCAATCGGATCCTTGAGCGGGCAAGGTGACTTATTGCAGCAAGTATCAGACCACATCTGGATG AGCTATGTATGCGCTTCTACTGCAAGGCGAGAATATGCAACGGCTATACAGAATGGCTCTAAACTGGCGGAGCAGATGGCGAAATTAGAAGAGGAGCGGGCAGGGAGAAAGATGGCCGAGGCAAATCGGGACGTGCTTGTGGAAGCCATCAAGAAGTTAGAGGCAGAGCTGGCAGAGGCAAAAAAGAGGGTGactgccacagaggagaagctggtAGGCACTGTTGGGCTTGAATTAGAGCGAGATAAACTGAAAGCTGACTTGGTGGATATGACCAATAAGTGGATGGAGAAAAATCAAGTCTGCGTTCAGCATGAAGCCCGTATGGAGAAGCTTAGCAGTATGATGAACGACCTTGAAGAGGATATAGTGTCGTTGCAGACTGATAAGGAGATCTTAGAAAAGGAGAAAAAAGAGCTGGAGCGAAGGTCAAACGGTCTTGAGGCCAGCGTAGCGGACGCCAAGAAGCAGAAGTTGGAGGCTGAACTTCATTTAGGGAAGAAGATGAAGGAAGCAGAAGAGGCAGTGACCGAAACCAAGAAGCAGTTGGAGGAGATGGCAGAG AGGGCAGCGGAGGCGGCGATTGAAGCCACTAGGCAGCGCATTCGAGATCGGGATATCACCGAACGCAAACTTGTGAGGGTGGCTGAAGTAGATACTGCGAAGTATCTGGATATGGCATTACATAATAAGAAGCAGACCCCAAAGGAGAAATGGGCAAAAATGGAGATGTATTGTAAAAGCGTCGATGTAAAAATAGGAGAGTATGATGTCGACAAGTACTTGAATGAACTTGGGGATTTGCATATTTCCTATCTGCCGTGTCATCTGGAGAAGTTGAAGTTGAGGGGCGACGCGCTGGGGTCGATGTATAATGCCAACGGGGAAGCTGTTGAAGATAGTGTTGCCAATGTGGCGTCTGATCAGAAGGCATCAGGATCCGCGCCTGTTGCAGAGGCCAAGCCAGATGGTGAAAGAG GTGTGAGTCATACAATTTATTCGGATTAG
- the LOC133812633 gene encoding uncharacterized protein LOC133812633: MMREMMQKFSDGRSAYATEHLDLVSRTTEKSPFSKWIQNEPKPRDFIIPSLLAFNGKGDPLNHLFQFQQKMVLEANNEAIQCKVFSTTFSGPALLWFQQLKPGSLNSFSDLRRNFLQQYSANREAPRTMADLYRIEQGENEHPKAYLQRFINLVHQIHDVDPLTAANLFVKSLQVGSLLHENLTMTPPYDMADVHTRAEGVFRVLEFRECAQKKYALISAPPKNNPPPPARDDKRKRNQTDLTKEGKRPRQDRQSSRYPSFEYTVPQEVIYEENKDRPIWREPYKITTHDTRLSNTPSHKKSFMKKIKTDLSGESPTKLPLLLTEGIKADIVSSTKIMVIRSLNATT, encoded by the coding sequence ATGATGAGGGaaatgatgcagaagttctcAGATGGGCGATCAGCCTATGCCACAGAACATTTGGATCTAGTATCAAGAACTACTGAGAAATCGCCTTTCTCGAAATGGATTCAGAACGAGCCAAAGCCTCGAGACTTCATCATCCCTTCCTTGCTTGCGTTCAATGGAAAGGGAGACCCACTAAACCATTTATTCCAATTTCAACAGAAGATGGTATTAGAAGCTAATAACGAAGCCATTCAATGCAAAGTCTTTTCAACGACTTTCTCCGGGCCAGCTCTATTATGGTTCCAACAATTAAAGCCCGGGTCACTCAACAGTTTTAGTGATCTCCGACGGAACTTCTTACAGCAATACAGTGCAAACCGAGAGGCACCCAGAACAATGGCCGATCTCTATCGGATTGAACAGGGGGAGAATGAACATCCGAAAGCATACTTACAGCGTTTCATTAACCTCGTGCATCAAATCCACGACGTCGACCCACTCACTGCAGCAAATCTCTTCGTCAAAAGCTTGCAGGTGGGATCTCTCTTACATGAGAATCTCACCATGACACCACCATACGACATGGCAGACGTGCATACCCGAGCCGAGGGCGTCTTCAGGGTCCTGGAATTTCGAGAATGCGCACAGAAGAAATATGCACTCATCTCTGCTCCGCCAAAAAATAATCCTCCACCACCTGCTAGGGATGACAAGAGGAAGCGGAACCAAACAGATCTCACGAAGGAAGGAAAAAGGCCAAGACAGGATCGACAGTCATCACGATACCCGTCTTTCGAATACACCGTCCCGCAAGAAgtcatttatgaagaaaataaagacaGGCCTATCTGGCGAGAGCCCTACAAAATTACCACTCACGATACCCGTCTTTCGAATACACCATCCCACAAGAAgtcatttatgaagaaaataaagacaGACCTATCTGGCGAGAGCCCTACAAAATTACCACTCCTTTTGACAGAAGGGATAAAAGCAGATATTGTCTCTTCCACAAAGATCATGGTCATACGATCGCTGAATGCCACAACTTGA